In Balaenoptera musculus isolate JJ_BM4_2016_0621 chromosome 19, mBalMus1.pri.v3, whole genome shotgun sequence, one genomic interval encodes:
- the FUT1 gene encoding galactoside alpha-(1,2)-fucosyltransferase 1 isoform X5 — protein METRSPIQAWTSSLSCSTWPVASCHLRGALRPSHTGSLRKELGQCCPTSVDLAAWESEIPRSMWAPRVRHLCLTFLLACVFASVFFLHIHRDLFHNGLGLSALCPDRNPVTSPVAVICLSDTPINPKASFSCPKHPASLSGTWTIYPNGRLGNQMGQYATLLALAQLNGRQAFIQPAMHATLAPVFRITLPVLAPEVNGRTPWRELELHDWMSEEYAQLKEPWLRLTGFPCSWTFFHHLREQIRSEFTLHDHLRREAQSLLNQFRLSRTGDRPSTFVGVHVRRGDYLQVMPYQWKGVVGDRAYLQQAMDWFRARHEAPIFVVTSNGMEWCRENIDTSRGDVIFAGDGQERTPGKDFALLTQCNHTIMTIGTFGFWAAYLAGGNTIYLANFTLPNSNFLNIFKPEAAFLPEWVGINADLAPLQMLAEH, from the exons ATG GAAACAAGATCCCCCATCCAGGCCTGGACCTCCAGCCTCTCATGTTCTACTTGGCCTGTTGCTTCCTGCCACCTCCGTGGTGCACTCCGCCCGTCACACACAGGTTCACTGAGAAAGGAGTTGGGGCAATGCTGTCCAACGTCAGTGGACCTTGCTGCCTGGGAGAGTGAAATTCCAAGAT CCATGTGGGCACCCAGGGTCCGTCACCTCTGTCTGACCTTCCTGCTAGCCTGTGTTTTTGCCTCAGTCTTCTTCCTCCACATCCACCGAGACCTCTTTCACAATGGCTTAGGCCTGTCTGCCCTATGTCCCGACCGTAACCCAGTGACATCCCCTGTGGCCGTCATCTGCCTGTCGGACACACCCATAAACCCCAAGGCCTCTTTTTCCTGTCCCAAGCATCCTGCTTCCCTCTCAGGAACCTGGACTATCTACCCAAATGGCCGGCTTGGGAACCAGATGGGACAGTACGCCACGCTGCTGGCCCTGGCCCAGCTCAACGGCCGCCAGGCCTTCATCCAGCCTGCCATGCACGCCACCCTGGCCCCCGTGTTCCGCATCACCCTGCCCGTGCTGGCGCCTGAGGTGAATGGCCGCACTCCTTGGCGGGAGCTGGAGCTTCACGACTGGATGTCGGAGGAGTACGCCCAATTGAAGGAGCCCTGGCTGAGGCTCACCGGTTTCCCCTGTTCCTGGACTTTCTTCCATCATCTCCGGGAACAGATCCGCAGCGAGTTCACCCTGCACGACCACCTTCGGCGAGAGGCCCAGAGTTTACTGAATCAGTTCCGGCTCAGCCGCACGGGGGACCGCCCGAGCACCTTCGTGGGTGTCCACGTGCGCCGTGGGGACTACCTGCAGGTGATGCCCTATCAATGGAAGGGTGTAGTGGGTGATCGCGCTTACCTCCAGCAGGCTATGGACTGGTTCCGGGCCCGGCATGAAGCCCCGATCTTTGTGGTCACCAGCAACGGCATggagtggtgccgggaaaacatCGACACCTCCCGGGGGGATGTGATCTTCGCTGGCGATGGGCAAGAGCGTACCCCCGGCAAGGACTTCGCGCTGCTCACACAGTGCAACCACACCATCATGACCATTGGCACCTTCGGCTTCTGGGCCGCCTACCTGGCTGGTGGAAACACCATCTACCTGGCCAACTTTACCCTGCCTAACTCCAACTTCCTAAATATCTTTAAACCCGAGGCCGCCTTCCTGCCTGAGTGGGTGGGCATTAATGCAGACTTGGCTCCGCTCCAGATGTTGGCTGAGCATTGA
- the FUT1 gene encoding galactoside alpha-(1,2)-fucosyltransferase 1 isoform X2, producing MENLETGGEEVEAPGPALQLGARSPCPRKDGLLGGQETRSPIQAWTSSLSCSTWPVASCHLRGALRPSHTGSLRKELGQCCPTSVDLAAWESEIPRSMWAPRVRHLCLTFLLACVFASVFFLHIHRDLFHNGLGLSALCPDRNPVTSPVAVICLSDTPINPKASFSCPKHPASLSGTWTIYPNGRLGNQMGQYATLLALAQLNGRQAFIQPAMHATLAPVFRITLPVLAPEVNGRTPWRELELHDWMSEEYAQLKEPWLRLTGFPCSWTFFHHLREQIRSEFTLHDHLRREAQSLLNQFRLSRTGDRPSTFVGVHVRRGDYLQVMPYQWKGVVGDRAYLQQAMDWFRARHEAPIFVVTSNGMEWCRENIDTSRGDVIFAGDGQERTPGKDFALLTQCNHTIMTIGTFGFWAAYLAGGNTIYLANFTLPNSNFLNIFKPEAAFLPEWVGINADLAPLQMLAEH from the exons ATGGAGAACCTAGAAACTGGAGGGGAAGAGGTCGAAGCGCCGGGTCCAGCGTTGCAGCTGGGCGCTAGATCTCCGTGTCCACGGAAGGATGGGCTGCTAGGAGGCCAG GAAACAAGATCCCCCATCCAGGCCTGGACCTCCAGCCTCTCATGTTCTACTTGGCCTGTTGCTTCCTGCCACCTCCGTGGTGCACTCCGCCCGTCACACACAGGTTCACTGAGAAAGGAGTTGGGGCAATGCTGTCCAACGTCAGTGGACCTTGCTGCCTGGGAGAGTGAAATTCCAAGAT CCATGTGGGCACCCAGGGTCCGTCACCTCTGTCTGACCTTCCTGCTAGCCTGTGTTTTTGCCTCAGTCTTCTTCCTCCACATCCACCGAGACCTCTTTCACAATGGCTTAGGCCTGTCTGCCCTATGTCCCGACCGTAACCCAGTGACATCCCCTGTGGCCGTCATCTGCCTGTCGGACACACCCATAAACCCCAAGGCCTCTTTTTCCTGTCCCAAGCATCCTGCTTCCCTCTCAGGAACCTGGACTATCTACCCAAATGGCCGGCTTGGGAACCAGATGGGACAGTACGCCACGCTGCTGGCCCTGGCCCAGCTCAACGGCCGCCAGGCCTTCATCCAGCCTGCCATGCACGCCACCCTGGCCCCCGTGTTCCGCATCACCCTGCCCGTGCTGGCGCCTGAGGTGAATGGCCGCACTCCTTGGCGGGAGCTGGAGCTTCACGACTGGATGTCGGAGGAGTACGCCCAATTGAAGGAGCCCTGGCTGAGGCTCACCGGTTTCCCCTGTTCCTGGACTTTCTTCCATCATCTCCGGGAACAGATCCGCAGCGAGTTCACCCTGCACGACCACCTTCGGCGAGAGGCCCAGAGTTTACTGAATCAGTTCCGGCTCAGCCGCACGGGGGACCGCCCGAGCACCTTCGTGGGTGTCCACGTGCGCCGTGGGGACTACCTGCAGGTGATGCCCTATCAATGGAAGGGTGTAGTGGGTGATCGCGCTTACCTCCAGCAGGCTATGGACTGGTTCCGGGCCCGGCATGAAGCCCCGATCTTTGTGGTCACCAGCAACGGCATggagtggtgccgggaaaacatCGACACCTCCCGGGGGGATGTGATCTTCGCTGGCGATGGGCAAGAGCGTACCCCCGGCAAGGACTTCGCGCTGCTCACACAGTGCAACCACACCATCATGACCATTGGCACCTTCGGCTTCTGGGCCGCCTACCTGGCTGGTGGAAACACCATCTACCTGGCCAACTTTACCCTGCCTAACTCCAACTTCCTAAATATCTTTAAACCCGAGGCCGCCTTCCTGCCTGAGTGGGTGGGCATTAATGCAGACTTGGCTCCGCTCCAGATGTTGGCTGAGCATTGA
- the FUT1 gene encoding galactoside alpha-(1,2)-fucosyltransferase 1 isoform X3, with protein MIRSLESQVQFPGLCFLEWSLLHPDPQLLLLQETRSPIQAWTSSLSCSTWPVASCHLRGALRPSHTGSLRKELGQCCPTSVDLAAWESEIPRSMWAPRVRHLCLTFLLACVFASVFFLHIHRDLFHNGLGLSALCPDRNPVTSPVAVICLSDTPINPKASFSCPKHPASLSGTWTIYPNGRLGNQMGQYATLLALAQLNGRQAFIQPAMHATLAPVFRITLPVLAPEVNGRTPWRELELHDWMSEEYAQLKEPWLRLTGFPCSWTFFHHLREQIRSEFTLHDHLRREAQSLLNQFRLSRTGDRPSTFVGVHVRRGDYLQVMPYQWKGVVGDRAYLQQAMDWFRARHEAPIFVVTSNGMEWCRENIDTSRGDVIFAGDGQERTPGKDFALLTQCNHTIMTIGTFGFWAAYLAGGNTIYLANFTLPNSNFLNIFKPEAAFLPEWVGINADLAPLQMLAEH; from the exons ATGATCAGATCTCTAGAGAGTCAAGTCCAATTCCCGGGCCTTTGCTTTCTTGAATG GAGTCTCCTCCACCCCGACCCCCAACTCCTGCTCCTCCAGGAAACAAGATCCCCCATCCAGGCCTGGACCTCCAGCCTCTCATGTTCTACTTGGCCTGTTGCTTCCTGCCACCTCCGTGGTGCACTCCGCCCGTCACACACAGGTTCACTGAGAAAGGAGTTGGGGCAATGCTGTCCAACGTCAGTGGACCTTGCTGCCTGGGAGAGTGAAATTCCAAGAT CCATGTGGGCACCCAGGGTCCGTCACCTCTGTCTGACCTTCCTGCTAGCCTGTGTTTTTGCCTCAGTCTTCTTCCTCCACATCCACCGAGACCTCTTTCACAATGGCTTAGGCCTGTCTGCCCTATGTCCCGACCGTAACCCAGTGACATCCCCTGTGGCCGTCATCTGCCTGTCGGACACACCCATAAACCCCAAGGCCTCTTTTTCCTGTCCCAAGCATCCTGCTTCCCTCTCAGGAACCTGGACTATCTACCCAAATGGCCGGCTTGGGAACCAGATGGGACAGTACGCCACGCTGCTGGCCCTGGCCCAGCTCAACGGCCGCCAGGCCTTCATCCAGCCTGCCATGCACGCCACCCTGGCCCCCGTGTTCCGCATCACCCTGCCCGTGCTGGCGCCTGAGGTGAATGGCCGCACTCCTTGGCGGGAGCTGGAGCTTCACGACTGGATGTCGGAGGAGTACGCCCAATTGAAGGAGCCCTGGCTGAGGCTCACCGGTTTCCCCTGTTCCTGGACTTTCTTCCATCATCTCCGGGAACAGATCCGCAGCGAGTTCACCCTGCACGACCACCTTCGGCGAGAGGCCCAGAGTTTACTGAATCAGTTCCGGCTCAGCCGCACGGGGGACCGCCCGAGCACCTTCGTGGGTGTCCACGTGCGCCGTGGGGACTACCTGCAGGTGATGCCCTATCAATGGAAGGGTGTAGTGGGTGATCGCGCTTACCTCCAGCAGGCTATGGACTGGTTCCGGGCCCGGCATGAAGCCCCGATCTTTGTGGTCACCAGCAACGGCATggagtggtgccgggaaaacatCGACACCTCCCGGGGGGATGTGATCTTCGCTGGCGATGGGCAAGAGCGTACCCCCGGCAAGGACTTCGCGCTGCTCACACAGTGCAACCACACCATCATGACCATTGGCACCTTCGGCTTCTGGGCCGCCTACCTGGCTGGTGGAAACACCATCTACCTGGCCAACTTTACCCTGCCTAACTCCAACTTCCTAAATATCTTTAAACCCGAGGCCGCCTTCCTGCCTGAGTGGGTGGGCATTAATGCAGACTTGGCTCCGCTCCAGATGTTGGCTGAGCATTGA
- the FGF21 gene encoding fibroblast growth factor 21 has product MGWDKAKFEHLGLWVPVLAVLLGACQAHPIPDSSPLLQFGGQVRQRYLYTDDAQETEAHLEIRADGTVVGTARQSPESLLELKALKPGVIQILGVKTSRFLCQGPEGRLYGSLHFDPQACSFRELLLEDGYNVYQSEALGLPLRLPPHRSSNWDLAPRGPARFLPLPGFLPAPLESPGILAPEPPDVGSSDPLSMVGPSHGRSPSYTS; this is encoded by the exons ATGGGCTGGGACAAGGCCAAATTCGAGCACCTGGGACTGTGGGTCCCTGTGCTAGCTGTCCTGCTGGGAGCGTGCCAGGCACATCCCATTCCTgactccagccccctcctccaaTTTGGGGGCCAAGTCCGCCAGCGATACCTCTACACGGATGACGCCCAGGAGACGGAGGCCCACCTGGAGATCAGGGCTGATGGCACAGTGGTGGGGACGGCCCGCCAGAGCCCTGAAA GTCTTCTGGAGCTGAAAGCCCTAAAGCCAGGGGTCATTCAAATCTTGGGAGTTAAAACATCCAGGTTCCTGTGCCAGGGGCCAGAGGGGAGGCTGTATGGATCG CTCCACTTCGACCCCCAGGCCTGCAGCTTCCGGGAGCTGCTTCTCGAGGATGGATACAACGTTTACCAGTCTGAGGCTCTTGGCCTTCCACTCCGCCTGCCCCCGCACCGCTCCTCCAACTGGGACCTGGCCCCCCGGGGACCTGCTCGCTTCCTGCCACTGCCAGGCTTCCTCCCGGCACCCCTGGAGTCTCCAGGGATCTTGGCCCCCGAGCCTCCCGACGTGGGTTCCTCGGACCCCCTGAGCATGGTGGGACCTTCACATGGCCGAAGCCCCAGCTACACTTCCTGA
- the FUT1 gene encoding galactoside alpha-(1,2)-fucosyltransferase 1 isoform X6, with amino-acid sequence MWAPRVRHLCLTFLLACVFASVFFLHIHRDLFHNGLGLSALCPDRNPVTSPVAVICLSDTPINPKASFSCPKHPASLSGTWTIYPNGRLGNQMGQYATLLALAQLNGRQAFIQPAMHATLAPVFRITLPVLAPEVNGRTPWRELELHDWMSEEYAQLKEPWLRLTGFPCSWTFFHHLREQIRSEFTLHDHLRREAQSLLNQFRLSRTGDRPSTFVGVHVRRGDYLQVMPYQWKGVVGDRAYLQQAMDWFRARHEAPIFVVTSNGMEWCRENIDTSRGDVIFAGDGQERTPGKDFALLTQCNHTIMTIGTFGFWAAYLAGGNTIYLANFTLPNSNFLNIFKPEAAFLPEWVGINADLAPLQMLAEH; translated from the coding sequence ATGTGGGCACCCAGGGTCCGTCACCTCTGTCTGACCTTCCTGCTAGCCTGTGTTTTTGCCTCAGTCTTCTTCCTCCACATCCACCGAGACCTCTTTCACAATGGCTTAGGCCTGTCTGCCCTATGTCCCGACCGTAACCCAGTGACATCCCCTGTGGCCGTCATCTGCCTGTCGGACACACCCATAAACCCCAAGGCCTCTTTTTCCTGTCCCAAGCATCCTGCTTCCCTCTCAGGAACCTGGACTATCTACCCAAATGGCCGGCTTGGGAACCAGATGGGACAGTACGCCACGCTGCTGGCCCTGGCCCAGCTCAACGGCCGCCAGGCCTTCATCCAGCCTGCCATGCACGCCACCCTGGCCCCCGTGTTCCGCATCACCCTGCCCGTGCTGGCGCCTGAGGTGAATGGCCGCACTCCTTGGCGGGAGCTGGAGCTTCACGACTGGATGTCGGAGGAGTACGCCCAATTGAAGGAGCCCTGGCTGAGGCTCACCGGTTTCCCCTGTTCCTGGACTTTCTTCCATCATCTCCGGGAACAGATCCGCAGCGAGTTCACCCTGCACGACCACCTTCGGCGAGAGGCCCAGAGTTTACTGAATCAGTTCCGGCTCAGCCGCACGGGGGACCGCCCGAGCACCTTCGTGGGTGTCCACGTGCGCCGTGGGGACTACCTGCAGGTGATGCCCTATCAATGGAAGGGTGTAGTGGGTGATCGCGCTTACCTCCAGCAGGCTATGGACTGGTTCCGGGCCCGGCATGAAGCCCCGATCTTTGTGGTCACCAGCAACGGCATggagtggtgccgggaaaacatCGACACCTCCCGGGGGGATGTGATCTTCGCTGGCGATGGGCAAGAGCGTACCCCCGGCAAGGACTTCGCGCTGCTCACACAGTGCAACCACACCATCATGACCATTGGCACCTTCGGCTTCTGGGCCGCCTACCTGGCTGGTGGAAACACCATCTACCTGGCCAACTTTACCCTGCCTAACTCCAACTTCCTAAATATCTTTAAACCCGAGGCCGCCTTCCTGCCTGAGTGGGTGGGCATTAATGCAGACTTGGCTCCGCTCCAGATGTTGGCTGAGCATTGA
- the FUT1 gene encoding galactoside alpha-(1,2)-fucosyltransferase 1 isoform X4, with amino-acid sequence MWAALGAGTLRSRQADCGAQETRSPIQAWTSSLSCSTWPVASCHLRGALRPSHTGSLRKELGQCCPTSVDLAAWESEIPRSMWAPRVRHLCLTFLLACVFASVFFLHIHRDLFHNGLGLSALCPDRNPVTSPVAVICLSDTPINPKASFSCPKHPASLSGTWTIYPNGRLGNQMGQYATLLALAQLNGRQAFIQPAMHATLAPVFRITLPVLAPEVNGRTPWRELELHDWMSEEYAQLKEPWLRLTGFPCSWTFFHHLREQIRSEFTLHDHLRREAQSLLNQFRLSRTGDRPSTFVGVHVRRGDYLQVMPYQWKGVVGDRAYLQQAMDWFRARHEAPIFVVTSNGMEWCRENIDTSRGDVIFAGDGQERTPGKDFALLTQCNHTIMTIGTFGFWAAYLAGGNTIYLANFTLPNSNFLNIFKPEAAFLPEWVGINADLAPLQMLAEH; translated from the exons ATGTGGGCTGCACTTGGGGCCGGAACGCTCCGTTCACGCCAAGCTGACTGTGGAGCTCAG GAAACAAGATCCCCCATCCAGGCCTGGACCTCCAGCCTCTCATGTTCTACTTGGCCTGTTGCTTCCTGCCACCTCCGTGGTGCACTCCGCCCGTCACACACAGGTTCACTGAGAAAGGAGTTGGGGCAATGCTGTCCAACGTCAGTGGACCTTGCTGCCTGGGAGAGTGAAATTCCAAGAT CCATGTGGGCACCCAGGGTCCGTCACCTCTGTCTGACCTTCCTGCTAGCCTGTGTTTTTGCCTCAGTCTTCTTCCTCCACATCCACCGAGACCTCTTTCACAATGGCTTAGGCCTGTCTGCCCTATGTCCCGACCGTAACCCAGTGACATCCCCTGTGGCCGTCATCTGCCTGTCGGACACACCCATAAACCCCAAGGCCTCTTTTTCCTGTCCCAAGCATCCTGCTTCCCTCTCAGGAACCTGGACTATCTACCCAAATGGCCGGCTTGGGAACCAGATGGGACAGTACGCCACGCTGCTGGCCCTGGCCCAGCTCAACGGCCGCCAGGCCTTCATCCAGCCTGCCATGCACGCCACCCTGGCCCCCGTGTTCCGCATCACCCTGCCCGTGCTGGCGCCTGAGGTGAATGGCCGCACTCCTTGGCGGGAGCTGGAGCTTCACGACTGGATGTCGGAGGAGTACGCCCAATTGAAGGAGCCCTGGCTGAGGCTCACCGGTTTCCCCTGTTCCTGGACTTTCTTCCATCATCTCCGGGAACAGATCCGCAGCGAGTTCACCCTGCACGACCACCTTCGGCGAGAGGCCCAGAGTTTACTGAATCAGTTCCGGCTCAGCCGCACGGGGGACCGCCCGAGCACCTTCGTGGGTGTCCACGTGCGCCGTGGGGACTACCTGCAGGTGATGCCCTATCAATGGAAGGGTGTAGTGGGTGATCGCGCTTACCTCCAGCAGGCTATGGACTGGTTCCGGGCCCGGCATGAAGCCCCGATCTTTGTGGTCACCAGCAACGGCATggagtggtgccgggaaaacatCGACACCTCCCGGGGGGATGTGATCTTCGCTGGCGATGGGCAAGAGCGTACCCCCGGCAAGGACTTCGCGCTGCTCACACAGTGCAACCACACCATCATGACCATTGGCACCTTCGGCTTCTGGGCCGCCTACCTGGCTGGTGGAAACACCATCTACCTGGCCAACTTTACCCTGCCTAACTCCAACTTCCTAAATATCTTTAAACCCGAGGCCGCCTTCCTGCCTGAGTGGGTGGGCATTAATGCAGACTTGGCTCCGCTCCAGATGTTGGCTGAGCATTGA
- the FUT1 gene encoding galactoside alpha-(1,2)-fucosyltransferase 1 isoform X1 codes for MVIVRPLGPGWGLVGRSLGSRETASGLQEREAFATSRLCLGLCGREFPFHFCFLRSRPRERRYVPFWKAAVRCRTLGFPQKERLGAGTLEFAGGWGGQGIGGPWWARGHFPARGSHAGTQSRRRLCTRPWRSQVNRFCIPAGGRDRGRKPLGRGRTRRIQETRSPIQAWTSSLSCSTWPVASCHLRGALRPSHTGSLRKELGQCCPTSVDLAAWESEIPRSMWAPRVRHLCLTFLLACVFASVFFLHIHRDLFHNGLGLSALCPDRNPVTSPVAVICLSDTPINPKASFSCPKHPASLSGTWTIYPNGRLGNQMGQYATLLALAQLNGRQAFIQPAMHATLAPVFRITLPVLAPEVNGRTPWRELELHDWMSEEYAQLKEPWLRLTGFPCSWTFFHHLREQIRSEFTLHDHLRREAQSLLNQFRLSRTGDRPSTFVGVHVRRGDYLQVMPYQWKGVVGDRAYLQQAMDWFRARHEAPIFVVTSNGMEWCRENIDTSRGDVIFAGDGQERTPGKDFALLTQCNHTIMTIGTFGFWAAYLAGGNTIYLANFTLPNSNFLNIFKPEAAFLPEWVGINADLAPLQMLAEH; via the exons ATGGTAATTGTCAGACCGCTCGGGCCAGGCTGGGGGTTGGTGGGGAGAAGCCTCGGGTCGAGGGAAACCGCCTCAGGTCTGCAGGAGAGGGAGGCTTTTGCTACTAGCCGGCTCTGCCTCGGCCTCTGTGGAAGAGAGTTTCCCTTCCACTTCTGCTTTCTCCGTTCCCGCCCTCGGGAGAGGCGGTACGTTCCCTTCTGGAAAGCAGCAGTCAGGTGCCGGACGCTAGGATTCCCTCAGAAGGAGAGACTGGGAGCCGGGACTCTCGAGTTTGCGGGTGGATGGGGCGGACAGGGGATCGGTGGCCCCTGGTGGGCGCGGGGACACTTTCCCGCCAGAGGCTCTCACGCCGGGACTCAGAGCCGGAGGAGGCTTTGCACCCGCCCATGGAGAAGCCAGGTTAACAGGTTCTGCATCCCCGCGGGAGGACGCGACAGGGGGCGGAAGCCGCTGGGGCGTGGCCGGACTCGGCGCATCCAG GAAACAAGATCCCCCATCCAGGCCTGGACCTCCAGCCTCTCATGTTCTACTTGGCCTGTTGCTTCCTGCCACCTCCGTGGTGCACTCCGCCCGTCACACACAGGTTCACTGAGAAAGGAGTTGGGGCAATGCTGTCCAACGTCAGTGGACCTTGCTGCCTGGGAGAGTGAAATTCCAAGAT CCATGTGGGCACCCAGGGTCCGTCACCTCTGTCTGACCTTCCTGCTAGCCTGTGTTTTTGCCTCAGTCTTCTTCCTCCACATCCACCGAGACCTCTTTCACAATGGCTTAGGCCTGTCTGCCCTATGTCCCGACCGTAACCCAGTGACATCCCCTGTGGCCGTCATCTGCCTGTCGGACACACCCATAAACCCCAAGGCCTCTTTTTCCTGTCCCAAGCATCCTGCTTCCCTCTCAGGAACCTGGACTATCTACCCAAATGGCCGGCTTGGGAACCAGATGGGACAGTACGCCACGCTGCTGGCCCTGGCCCAGCTCAACGGCCGCCAGGCCTTCATCCAGCCTGCCATGCACGCCACCCTGGCCCCCGTGTTCCGCATCACCCTGCCCGTGCTGGCGCCTGAGGTGAATGGCCGCACTCCTTGGCGGGAGCTGGAGCTTCACGACTGGATGTCGGAGGAGTACGCCCAATTGAAGGAGCCCTGGCTGAGGCTCACCGGTTTCCCCTGTTCCTGGACTTTCTTCCATCATCTCCGGGAACAGATCCGCAGCGAGTTCACCCTGCACGACCACCTTCGGCGAGAGGCCCAGAGTTTACTGAATCAGTTCCGGCTCAGCCGCACGGGGGACCGCCCGAGCACCTTCGTGGGTGTCCACGTGCGCCGTGGGGACTACCTGCAGGTGATGCCCTATCAATGGAAGGGTGTAGTGGGTGATCGCGCTTACCTCCAGCAGGCTATGGACTGGTTCCGGGCCCGGCATGAAGCCCCGATCTTTGTGGTCACCAGCAACGGCATggagtggtgccgggaaaacatCGACACCTCCCGGGGGGATGTGATCTTCGCTGGCGATGGGCAAGAGCGTACCCCCGGCAAGGACTTCGCGCTGCTCACACAGTGCAACCACACCATCATGACCATTGGCACCTTCGGCTTCTGGGCCGCCTACCTGGCTGGTGGAAACACCATCTACCTGGCCAACTTTACCCTGCCTAACTCCAACTTCCTAAATATCTTTAAACCCGAGGCCGCCTTCCTGCCTGAGTGGGTGGGCATTAATGCAGACTTGGCTCCGCTCCAGATGTTGGCTGAGCATTGA